One segment of Brienomyrus brachyistius isolate T26 unplaced genomic scaffold, BBRACH_0.4 scaffold38, whole genome shotgun sequence DNA contains the following:
- the LOC125722452 gene encoding kelch-like protein 10 isoform X2: MERVLMSPAFEVFNKLRLAGQLCDVVLIADGVQFNAHRVILCGCSSYFQALFTTGWSDSGKREYQLPGISPETLRQVIEYAYTYSVVITSDNVENLLAAADYLSVLGIVQRCCDFLHEHLCLDNCVGLVKIGDVYCLKELHQSALKFLLKNFKEVAINSNEFLELTLEELCDIMERDELNVREEDVVFHAILRWIEHDPATREAHISVLLPKVRMARMDPEYFMKIVKKNDLVKANAACRRIISDVMKVIYDLDDESPLSDFENPLIRPRLPSDVLLAVGGWNMGTTNCIDAYDTRADRWVDITQEEQSNLAGHGMVYHNGFVYCIGGFDGQHFINSVRRYDPITREWQQMAPMHWHRCNVSVVVLDGFIYAMGGHIVFRPLNKVERYNPVTNEWTQIEPMNERRSDASATTLNGKIYICGGHSGTESLSTVECFDPLTNEWSLITPMSTPRHSLGVTAYKGKIYAVRGMPPQQAPTTLRPQLQSAASTTEAWNKAHSDSMSPASSRTWEKLCWRSELNLLLTLHT, encoded by the exons atggagcgagtactgatgtccccggctttcgaagtgttcaacaagcttcggctcgcaggacagctttgtgacgtggtcctcatcgcagacggtgttcagttcaacgcccatagagtgattctgtgtggctgtagctcctacttcca ggctctgttcaccACCGGCTGGAGtgattcaggaaagcgggagtaccaactcccaggcatttcccctgAAACATTGAGGCAGGTCATCGAGTAcgcctacacgtactctgtggtcatcacatctgacaatgtggagaacctcctggcagctgctgattatctcagtgtcctgggcatcgtgcagcgctgctgtgaCTTCCTGCATGAGCATCTCTGCCTTGACAACTGTGTTGGGCTTGTCAAAATCGGAGATGTCTACTGCCTCAaggagctgcaccagtctgcattgaAATTCCTCCTGaagaacttcaaggaggttgccatcaacTCAAACGAGTTCCTAGAACTCACGCTCGAAGAACTTTGTGACATCATGGAGCGGGATGAActgaatgtcagagaagaggatgtggtgtttcacgccatcctccggtggatcgagcacgatcctgccacccgagaggcccacatttcagttctgttgcccaag gttcgcatggctcgtatggatccagaatatttcatgaagatcgtcaaaaaaaacgatctagtgaaggccaatgcggcgtgcaggcGAATTATCAGTGATGTCATGAAGGTCATCTATGATCTTGATGATGAAAGTCCACTCTCTGACTTTGAGAACCCGCTGATCCGCCCACGCTTGCCCTCTGACGTTTTGCTGGCTGTCGGTGGATGGAACATGGGCACTACTAACTGCATTGATGCGTATGACACacgggccgaccgctgggtggatatcacgcaggaggagcagagcaaCTTAGCTGGTCATGGCATGGTGTACCATAATGgatttgtgtactgcattggGGGGTTTGATGGCCAACACTTCATTAATTCCGTGCGCAGATATGACCCGATAACACGAGAATGGCAGCAGATGGCCCCCATGCACTGGCATCGCTGTAATGTTAGTGTGGTTGTGCTCGATGGGTTCATCTACGCCATGGGTGGCCATATTGTTTTCAGGCCCCTCAATAAAGTAGAGCGGTACAACCCAGTAACCAACGAATGGACCCAGATCGAGCCCATGAATGAGAGGAGAAgcgatgccagtgccaccaccctgaatggcaag ATATACATCTGTGGGGGCCACAGTGGAACAGAGAGCCTTTCTACAGTGGAGTGCTTTGACCCACTCACTAACGAATGGAGCTTGATCACTCCAATGAGCACTCCCCGTCACAGCCTTGGAGTCACGGCGTATAAAGGGAAgatctatgcg gTTCGGGGAATGCCGCCacaacaggcaccgaccaccttacgaccacagctccagtcagccgcctccacaacggaggcatggaacaaggcccattcggactcaatgtcccctgcgtcctccaggacatgggagaagctctgctggaggtcggagttgaatcttctcctgacattgcatacttaa
- the LOC125722452 gene encoding kelch-like protein 10 isoform X1, translating to MERVLMSPAFEVFNKLRLAGQLCDVVLIADGVQFNAHRVILCGCSSYFQALFTTGWSDSGKREYQLPGISPETLRQVIEYAYTYSVVITSDNVENLLAAADYLSVLGIVQRCCDFLHEHLCLDNCVGLVKIGDVYCLKELHQSALKFLLKNFKEVAINSNEFLELTLEELCDIMERDELNVREEDVVFHAILRWIEHDPATREAHISVLLPKVRMARMDPEYFMKIVKKNDLVKANAACRRIISDVMKVIYDLDDESPLSDFENPLIRPRLPSDVLLAVGGWNMGTTNCIDAYDTRADRWVDITQEEQSNLAGHGMVYHNGFVYCIGGFDGQHFINSVRRYDPITREWQQMAPMHWHRCNVSVVVLDGFIYAMGGHIVFRPLNKVERYNPVTNEWTQIEPMNERRSDASATTLNGKIYICGGHSGTESLSTVECFDPLTNEWSLITPMSTPRHSLGVTAYKGKIYAVGGINRSDHLQTMEVYDPTTNRWHAVAPMSTPRSEFGIAVVDDLLFVMGGHDGFRVTNKVECYDAGTGSWFRAQDMSRPRKHFSCCVVPAHPRIIQYASPR from the exons atggagcgagtactgatgtccccggctttcgaagtgttcaacaagcttcggctcgcaggacagctttgtgacgtggtcctcatcgcagacggtgttcagttcaacgcccatagagtgattctgtgtggctgtagctcctacttcca ggctctgttcaccACCGGCTGGAGtgattcaggaaagcgggagtaccaactcccaggcatttcccctgAAACATTGAGGCAGGTCATCGAGTAcgcctacacgtactctgtggtcatcacatctgacaatgtggagaacctcctggcagctgctgattatctcagtgtcctgggcatcgtgcagcgctgctgtgaCTTCCTGCATGAGCATCTCTGCCTTGACAACTGTGTTGGGCTTGTCAAAATCGGAGATGTCTACTGCCTCAaggagctgcaccagtctgcattgaAATTCCTCCTGaagaacttcaaggaggttgccatcaacTCAAACGAGTTCCTAGAACTCACGCTCGAAGAACTTTGTGACATCATGGAGCGGGATGAActgaatgtcagagaagaggatgtggtgtttcacgccatcctccggtggatcgagcacgatcctgccacccgagaggcccacatttcagttctgttgcccaag gttcgcatggctcgtatggatccagaatatttcatgaagatcgtcaaaaaaaacgatctagtgaaggccaatgcggcgtgcaggcGAATTATCAGTGATGTCATGAAGGTCATCTATGATCTTGATGATGAAAGTCCACTCTCTGACTTTGAGAACCCGCTGATCCGCCCACGCTTGCCCTCTGACGTTTTGCTGGCTGTCGGTGGATGGAACATGGGCACTACTAACTGCATTGATGCGTATGACACacgggccgaccgctgggtggatatcacgcaggaggagcagagcaaCTTAGCTGGTCATGGCATGGTGTACCATAATGgatttgtgtactgcattggGGGGTTTGATGGCCAACACTTCATTAATTCCGTGCGCAGATATGACCCGATAACACGAGAATGGCAGCAGATGGCCCCCATGCACTGGCATCGCTGTAATGTTAGTGTGGTTGTGCTCGATGGGTTCATCTACGCCATGGGTGGCCATATTGTTTTCAGGCCCCTCAATAAAGTAGAGCGGTACAACCCAGTAACCAACGAATGGACCCAGATCGAGCCCATGAATGAGAGGAGAAgcgatgccagtgccaccaccctgaatggcaag ATATACATCTGTGGGGGCCACAGTGGAACAGAGAGCCTTTCTACAGTGGAGTGCTTTGACCCACTCACTAACGAATGGAGCTTGATCACTCCAATGAGCACTCCCCGTCACAGCCTTGGAGTCACGGCGTATAAAGGGAAgatctatgcg gtgggcggtatcaacaggtctgatcacctgcagaccatggaggtctatgaccctaccacaaaccgctggcatgctgtggcccccatgtccacaccgcgcagtgaatttggcatcgcagtggtggacgaccTCCTATTTGTGATGGGCGGCCACGATGGGTTTAGGGTAACTAACAAGGTGGAGTGTTAtgatgcggggacaggcagctggtttcgtgcgcaggacatgagcagacccagaaaacacttcagctgctgcgtagtgcctgcgcacccccgcatcaTACAATACGCTTCACCTCGTTAG